Proteins encoded together in one Candidatus Nitrosocaldus cavascurensis window:
- a CDS encoding CAP domain-containing protein — translation MNKLFTACVIAWTVLVVFVMMDISKEFALADIHKLEDSVLDATNRVRREHGLPILIKDVMLAENAKKYAIVNASKGFISHNHEPLVSRMPNNCTSIGENLYQGRDSTGDDIVNAWMRSQAHRENILDMEWERIGVGIARTGSQIIVVQLFCR, via the coding sequence ATGAATAAATTGTTTACAGCATGCGTAATAGCATGGACAGTGCTTGTAGTGTTTGTCATGATGGATATAAGCAAGGAGTTTGCACTTGCAGATATACATAAACTTGAGGACTCTGTGTTAGATGCAACTAACAGGGTTAGGAGAGAGCATGGTCTTCCAATACTTATCAAAGACGTTATGCTTGCAGAGAATGCAAAAAAGTATGCAATAGTTAATGCATCAAAGGGCTTCATCTCTCATAACCACGAGCCTCTAGTATCAAGGATGCCCAATAACTGCACATCAATAGGTGAGAACCTCTACCAAGGAAGGGATAGTACTGGGGATGATATAGTAAATGCATGGATGAGGTCTCAAGCACATAGAGAGAATATACTAGATATGGAATGGGAGAGGATTGGTGTTGGGATAGCAAGGACAGGAAGCCAGATAATAGTAGTGCAGTTGTTCTGTAGATGA